Proteins from a single region of Dictyostelium discoideum AX4 chromosome 5 chromosome, whole genome shotgun sequence:
- the shkE gene encoding SH2 domain-containing protein — translation MDINLIKQYINSSLPNDKESLIQYYGQLKQILNALSDKEQQQLLNNNGKISEQQQLSIENNYKVIGSIEEKMKSIEHLFNNLDVSDSNNNNSTSPVFISLDNQNTVNNNNNNNNNNNNNNNNNNNNNNNSLAPTVILDNNDNKKTAEIILPDHHNNTPQQQPEQQVQQQQVQQQQQVQQQQQQPEQQQQHLTEEQIQKQQQSQASIQQAIANMGEKKRSSSRHSGPPEIPPEEIKFDVKTDLLGGGAYGKVYKATCRGKKVAVKVPKKQTLSESELKSFKNEVEIMKQIFHPNVVLCLGACTKPGKVMIVSELMQTDLEKLIHSSEVEPPPLYERMKMCLDAALGINWLHGICNIIHRDLKLANLMISKDKTVKIGDFGFSQVIKTGTTLSDQKGPKGTALYMAPEVMMKHEFNEKADVYSFGLILYEMATCEELFPEYSEIDPFYDAICNKKLRPPIPDSFPKSLKTLIQKCWDHDPNKRPSFNEVTQRMNEVLTDTAISGLDAAMFWKYNFIKPESESVPWNEFVYKLSSVVNLPTQVLSPLAQLFVSQSYEEEIGGVVTMERFDLMNKWFGNFFNSKYGPAILYEMIELLKKRWFHFDISRDISEKRLRGRPENTFLLRLSANDPIKTPFTISKTKGSKPTHKRVSREDVQINEIKQFPMGYKFTVPLDGNELVFGSITQMVEELHRIGNLSIPCPITEIKVPYLTD, via the exons AtggatattaatttaataaagcaATACATAAATTCATCATTACCAAATGATAAAGAATCATTAATTCAATACTATGgtcaattaaaacaaattttaaatgcaTTAAGTGataaagaacaacaacaacttttaaataataatggaaaaattagtgaacaacaacaactttcaattgaaaataactATAAAgtaattggttcaattgaagagaaaatgaaatcaattgaacatctttttaataatttagatgTATCtgattctaataataataatagcacaTCACCTGTATTTATATCACTTGATAATCAAAACacagtaaataataataataataataataataataataataataataataataacaacaacaataataataataatagtttagcACCCACAGTTATATTAGAtaacaatgataataaaaaaactgcTGAAATTATCTTACCTGATCATCACAATAAcacaccacaacaacaaccagaACAACaagtacaacaacaacaagtacaacaacaacaacaagtgcaacaacaacaacagcaaccagaacaacaacaacaacatcttACAGAAGAgcaaattcaaaaacaacaacaatcacaagcATCAATTCAACAAGCAATCGCTAATATGGGCGAGAAAAAAAGA agtTCATCACGTCATTCAGGTCCACCAGAAATTCCACCAGAAGAGATTAAATTTGATGTTAAAACAGATTTATTAGGTGGTGGTGCATATGGTAAAGTTTATAAAGCAACTTGTAGAGGTAAAAAGGTTGCTGTAAAAGTACCAAAGAAACAAACTTTAAGTGAATCtgaattaaaatcttttaaaaatgaagttGAAATTATGAA gcAAATTTTTCATCCAAATGTAGTTTTATGTTTAGGTGCGTGTACCAAACCAGGTAAAGTTATGATTGTATCAGAATTAATGCAAACTGATTTAGAAAAGTTAATTCATTCATCAGAGGTtgaaccaccaccattatatGAAAGAATGAAAATGTGTCTTGATGCTGCATTAGGTATTAATTGGCTACATggtatttgtaatattatacatagagatttaaaattagcaaatttaatgatta gtAAAGATAAAACAGTTAAAATTGGAGATTTTGGATTTAGTCAAGTTATTAAAACAGGTACAACATTATCAGATCAAAAAGGACCAAAAGGTACAGCACTTTATATGGCACCAGAAGTAATGATGAAACATGAATTCAATGAAAAAGCAGATGTATATAGTTTTGGTTTAATTCTTTATGAAATGGCAACATGTGAAGAATTATTCCCAGAGTATTCAGAGATCGATCCATTCTATGACGcaatttgtaataaaaaattaagaccACCAATACCAGATAGTTTCccaaaatctttaaaaactttaatacAAAAATGTTGGGATCATGATCCAAATAAGAGACCATCTTTCAATGAAGTCACTCAAAGAATGAATGAAGTATTAACTGATACTGCCATCTCTGGTTTAGATGCTGCTATGTTTTGgaaatataatttcattaaaccTGAATCAGAATCTGTACCTTGGAATGAATTTgtttataaattatcaagTGTTGTTAATCTACCAACTCAAGTTCTATCACCATTAGCTCAATTATTTG tATCACAATCATATGAAGAAGAAATTGGAGGTGTAGTTACAATGGAAAGATTTGACCTAATGAATAAATGGTTTggtaacttttttaattcaaagtATGGACCAGCAATTTTATATGAAATGAttgaacttttaaaaaagagaTGGTTCCATTTCGATATTAGTAGAGATATTTCAGAGAAAAGATTAAGAGGTAGACCAGAAAATACTTTCTTACTTAGATTATCAGCAAATGATCCAATCAAAACACCATTTACgatttcaaaaacaaaaggTTCAAAACCAACTCATAAACGTGTTTCTCGTGAAGATGttcaaataaatgaaattaaacaatttccAATGGGTTATAAATTTACTGTGCCACTCGACGGTAATGAATTGGTTTTTGGTTCCATCACTCAAATGGTTGAAGAATTACATAGAATTGGTAATCTATCAATTCCATGTCCAATCACTGAAATTAAAGTACCTTATTTAACTGATTAA
- the chid1 gene encoding chitinase domain-containing protein 1, with product MKKQLILCLFLLSLLMISTFVTNADDNDNEIYEEEEDFTTNRDVKQRGLVRENVSAKQIINNYNKYFKNVDIKNFEQGNTLVYITPWNGKGYDVATKWAKKFTHISPVWHQVKFENNKVMIEGDHNIDKKWMEKVKENSDQKSKILPRFSFEGQQWGSKESFQKYIDPKLIDSLVSTVKKNNYDGLVIEGIVHINKQLRDPFLISLSEKLHSIGKEIILVIYPFRQKGQETGFGAKDFELLSNHIDGVSLMTYDFGPSGGMNAPKVWVEDNLKFLLPNGENKNSKKIFMGIPFYGYKIGENDQSDAIVGSEFISVLKQNKSKKLKFDQNTHEHIFTYKNKKNQQVSMTYPSLLFIEDRIQLANKYKVSISIWEIGQGLDYFMDLL from the exons atgaaaaaacaattaattctttgtttatttttattatcattattaatgataTCAACATTTGTAACAAATgctgatgataatgataatgaaatttatgaggaagaagaagattttACAACCAATAGAGATGTTAAACAAAGAGGATTAGTTAGAGAGAATGTTTCAgcaaaacaaattataaataattataataaatatttcaaaaatgtagatattaaaaattttgaacaAGGTAATACATTGGTTTATATAACACCGTGGAATGGTAAAGGATATGATGTTGCTACTAAATGGGCTAAAAAATTCACACATATTTCACCAGTTTGGCATCaagttaaatttgaaaataataaagtaatGATTGAAGGTGATCATAATATTGACAAGAAATGGATGGAAAAAGTTAAAGAAAACTCTgatcaaaaatcaaaaatactTCCAAGATTTTCATTTGAAGGTCAACAATGGGGTTCAAAAGaatcatttcaaaaatatattgATCCAAAACTTATTGACTCATTAGTTTCAACTGTAAA aaaaaataattatgatgGATTAGTGATTGAAGGTATAGTtcatataaataaacaattaagagatccatttttaatttcactcTCTGAAAAATTACATTCAATTggaaaagaaataattttagtTATTTAT ccATTCAGACAAAAAGGACAAGAAACTGGATTTGGAGCAAaagattttgaattattatcaaatcatATTGATGGAGTTTCATTAATGACATATGATTTTGGACCAAGTGGAGGTATGAATGCACCAAAAGTTTGGGTtgaagataatttaaaatttttattaccaaatggagaaaataaaaattctaaaaagaTTTTCATGGGTATTCCATTCTATGGATATAAAATTGGTGAAAATGACCAATCAGATGCAATAGTTGGTTCAGAATTCATTTcagttttaaaacaaaataaatcaaagaaattaaaatttgatcaaaATACTCATGAACATATTTttacatataaaaataaaaagaatcaaCAAGTTTCAATGACATatccatcattattatttattgaagatCGTATTCAATTagcaaataaatataaagttTCCATTTCAATTTGGGAAATTGGTCAAGGTTTAGATTATTTTAtggatttattataa
- the usp12 gene encoding peptidase C19 family protein, with amino-acid sequence MGNNQTKSDLEKLYEKYPDFPKNQKLFGLENFGNTCYCNSVLQVLYFCVPFRNKILQYYCELKGLPPVVINNSNENNNNNNNNNNNSNNDTNNINNDSMNSNNNNSDNNNNNQNSNDSNNSNSSSGSSGSSSTSYFKNMFNFFGISGSSVNNNNNTNNNNNNNNSYGQSSSFSSSYNNSRNQEKEGNLIINLGELFYTIHQNKETHGCLKPETFVERLKKENELFSSFMHQDAHEFLNFLLNSIAEFLQKQQKNKQPQQSSEKKECNKTLVHEIFEGTLTNETKCLTCESITNKDESFLDLSIDIEQNKSLTNCLSNFSSIEILSKNDKFFCDQCNSLQEAQKRMKIKKLPNTLIIHLKRFKYMENIQQYTKLNYRVVFPFEIIIQNTTSNIDEPDKKFNLFAVVIHVGSGPNHGHYYSLIKCHGVWFVFDDHHIDIREESDIYDCFGSSNEFNNDCSYLLFYQCEDSSSNNKQK; translated from the exons atgggaAATAATCAAACCAAATCTGATCTGGAGAAATTATATGAAAAGTATCCagattttccaaaaaatcaaaaattatttggtcTTGAAAAT TTTGGAAATACATGTTATTGTAATTCAGTTTTACAGGTATTATATTTTTGTGTCCCATTTAGGAATAAAATACTGCAATATTATTGTGAATTAAAAGGATTACCGCCGgtagtaataaataatagcaatgaaaataataataataataataataataataacaatagtaataatgataccaataatataaataatgattcaatgaatagtaataataataatagtgataataataataataatcaaaatagtaatgatagtaataatagcaatagtagtagtggtagtagtggtagtagtagcaCATCATACTTTAAAAATATGTTTAACTTTTTTGGAATTTCAGGTAGtagtgttaataataataataataccaataataataataataataataatagttatggacaatcatcatctttttcatcttcataCAATAATTCTAGAAATCAAGAGAAAGAaggaaatttaataataaatttaggAGAATTATTTTATACGATTCATCAAAATAAGGAAACTCATGGTTGTTTAAAACCAGAGACATTTGtagaaagattaaaaaaagagaatgaaTTATTTAGTAGTTTTATGCATCAAGATGCTCACGAATTcttaaactttttattaaactCAATTGCagaatttttacaaaaacaacaaaaaaataaacaacctcaacaatcttctgaaaaaaaagaatgcaa tAAAACATTAGTACATGAAATTTTTGAAGGTACATTAACAAATGAAACAAAATGTTTAACATGTGAATCAATTACGAATAAGGATGAatcatttttagatttatcaattgatattgaacaaaataaatcattgaCAAATTGTTTATCAAATTTCagttcaattgaaattttatcaaagaATGATAAATTCTTTTGTGATCAATGTAATTCACTTCAAGAAGCtcaaaaaagaatgaaaattaaaaaattaccaaatacattaataattcatttaaagagatttaaatatatggaaaatattcaacaatatacaaaattaaattatagaGTGGTTTTtccttttgaaattattatccAAAATACT aCTTCAAATATTGATGAACCAGATaagaaattcaatttatttgcCGTTGTAATTCATGTTGGAAGTGGTCCAAATCATGGTCATTATTATAGTTTAATTAAATGTCATGGAGTTTGGTTTGTTTTTGATGATCATCATATTGAT atTAGGGAAGAATCAGATATATATGATTGTTTTGGTTCctcaaatgaatttaataatgattgtaGTTATTTGCTATTCTACCAATGTGAagatagtagtagtaataataaacaaaaataa